ATGCATGCGGAAGTCACCTCGGAGAAGCTTGGTATGGGGTGGGCATTTGCTGGAAAAGTGTCGGCTGTACTGGGGACGCATACGCACGTGCCGACTGCGGATGCCAGGATTCTGCCTGGGGGTACGGCGTACATATCGGATGTTGGAATGGTCGGACCGCACGACGGAATTCTCGGGATGAAACGAGAGCAGGTCATCCGGCGCATGCGGACGCAATTGCCGACGAAGTTTGAGGTGGCTGATGGGCCGCGTCAGTTCTGCGCTGTCATGCTGGAACTGGATGACGAGAGTGGCAAAGCGGTGCGAATTGAGCAGGTCCACTATGAGGAACCATCTACGTAAGTGGCCTGCGAAGTGGCGGTGAAATGGTGGATTTTCCTGTCGTTCTTGTCCCATCGGTAGCATAAACAGGACATTTCTGCAATATCGATATATTGTCCTACTGCCGAAGGGGATAGAGGAGGTCATTTCATCGTGGATGTATTAAAGGTCTCGGCTAAGTCAAATCCGAATTCAGTTGCGGGGGCTTTGGCAGGGGTATTACGCGAACAAGGAAGCGCTGAGATACAAGCGATTGGTGCAGGTGCACTGAATCAGGCTGTAAAGGCGGTCGCCATTGCCAGAGGGTTTGTGGCGCCAAGCGGCGTCGATTTGATTTGTATTCCGGCATTTACCGATATTCAAATCGATGGTGAAGACAGAACCGCCATTCGACTTCTTGTGGAGCCCAGATAACTCAGCTGATGTGCTTTCGGAATAAGGGGAGATTAGACGTTGCAGTCATGGCTCGTTGCGGATGCGCATGTGGATGTACTCATGAAATTATTAGATGAAAAAATTCGGTTCGTGGAACATGGACCGGAGCTGGAAGCCAGCCTGCCTTCCTTGGCGGCGGGTCATGTGGCGACGCAGGTCTTCGCGCTTTTCGTCATGCCACAGGCGGACGCCGGGACGCAGTTGCACGATGTGTTGCACGAGATTGATGCGTTTTATCAGCAGGTCGCTTGTGTCCCCACTGTTCGCATGGTGAAATCGCGGAGTGATTTGCGGGCGGTGAGATCGCAAGGGCAGATGGCGGCGATTTTGTCTCTCGAAGGGGGCGGTTGCCTGCGGGGGCGCGTCGAGGTGTTGCGGATGCTCAACGAGCTCGGCGTGCGTGGCATGGGACTCACGTGGAACGATGCCAACGAGTTGGCGGACGGCTGCGGCGAATTGCGCGGCGGGGGGCTGACGCGGGCTGGCAGGGCGGTTGTGCGGGAGTTGCAGCGGTTGTCCATGTGGATCGATCTCGCCCATCTCCACGACACCGGCGTCCGGGACATTCTGCGGATCACCGATGGCCCTGTCATGGCATCGCACGCCAACGCGCGCGCCGTGCATGAGCATCGCCGCAATCTGACCGATGATGTGATTCGGGAAATCATTCGCCGGGACGGCTGGATGGGACTCACCTTTGAAGCGAGCTTCCTCTCCGATGGCCAGGCGACCGTCGAGGATGTGTTTCGCCATCTCGATCACGTCCTAACCCTCGGCGGCGAACACCACGTCGGCTTTGGCTCGGATTTCGATGGCACGTCGCATCCCGTGCCAGGCTTGGCGCGCAGCGGCGACTACGCGAATCTCGCGGATCAGCTTGCCAATCGATACGGCGAAGCGTTGGCGAAACGGCTGTTGTTCGACAATTTCGAGGACTTTTTGATGCGTCAATTGCCCGCGTAAAAAGGGAACTGGAATCAAACCGGGAGAGCGCCTCTAGAAGGCGCTCTTTTTTGTGTTCAAGCCCATCTTGACAAGACACTTGGTTCTACATGCGCACCCATGTAGACATCCGCATACGATGTCGTGTGGTTGCGGTTGGGCGTCTGACTCGTAGGGAGACACAGTGGCACGGCACTCACCACTTTCTCTCGCTCCGCATACCGATACAGTATCAAACTCGGGCGAATGACCAAACGTTCACCCGGGCTAAATCAGAGGAGGTTGCCGCATGGTGCTTTCAAACAAAGACCTCAACTACCGTGAGATCATGGCCAACGCGGTCTGCGGCCGGGGTAGTAAATATGCACAGACGACATACACGATCCGCCCCACGTATCGGCCTAGTACAATCGGTGGTTGCTGGGTAATGAATCACATCTACGAAGCGGAACTCGTCGGAGATTACGTCGAGGTTCACGGTCGCTTTGATGTGAATGTATGGTACTCACACAACAACAACTCCGAGACGGCTGTCGCCAAGGAGACCGTCACCTATGTCGAGCAGATTGCACTGCGAGATCTCGACACCGAGTGCATCCGCGATTCCCGCGAAGTCCACGTGAGTGTCATTCAGAGCCCGAACTGCCTCGACGCCACCCTGGCTGGGAACGGTTCGGAAGTGCTCGTACGCGTGGAGAAAGAATTGGGCGCGGAAATCATTGGGCAAACAAATCTTTGTCACATAAAAGTACATCTTGATACGCATTAAAAAACATCTTGGAATGTAATTTGAACGTCGTTGCCCAAGACCTCGATTCGGCCGATGAGCTGTTGAAGCAACTCCCTTTGCTGAGCGGTGGTAAACGATTGCCACCCTGCTCGAACATCGCTGGCGCGTGCGCGGATGAGGCGCGTGCGCCGTTCGATAGATGCAGGATCAGACGCAGCATCGATGGATGTATGGCGCGTGTCGGTGATTGCCAGCAGGTCGGCCTCCAGTCGGTCTAACCTTGCGCGGAGTTCATCGAGGGTGACGCCGCCCAGTTCATACGCGTCCAGCAGGCGCCGCTTGCGCGCTAATAAGGATTCGTGAACTTTTGCCGCATCGCGCGGTTGTCCGCGTTGCGCGTCAAGGTCAATCGTCAATTCCGAGATGGCGTCTTGGATGTGCTCCTGCAGGGCGTCCACCACGGCTGTCTCCAGAAGATCCGCCCGTACCATCCGCGCATCACATTGTTTCAACCGCGCCTTGTTGCAGCGATAGTAGCGGTACTTGCGGTTGTACTGCCCCGTCATCGACGCCCCACATTTGGCGCACCAGAGCAGGCCGCCAAACGGGAATTTCCCGGTTCCTGCGCGGGGGGAGCGTCGTTTGCGCCGGGATCGCGCATGTTGGGCGGCTTGCCAGGTGGCGAGATCGACAATAGGCTCATGGCTTCCGTCGGTCAGAATGGTCTCCTGCGCCGACTTGGCGCTGCGGTATCCCCAGCGGATTTTGCCGATATAAACCGGGTTTTCGAGCAGATATGAGACCGTGTGGTTATCCCATATCCCGCCTCGTGCGTCAGTGGTTCGCAACCAGCGCGTGATGCGGTCAATGCCATCTCCGTTGACATACCTGTGAAAGATTTCGCGGACGATTTGCGCCTCTTTTGGATTGACAGCGAGTGTCTCGCCATTTTTCGTGTACCCGAAAGGTGCGGCCGCCGCGACACGTTTGCCTTCGAGCGCCTTTTGCGCCATTCCAATGGCGACGCGCTCACCGATGGTTTCTCGTTCCCACTGGGCCATGGCGGCGACAATCGTGATGAAGAGGCGACCAATCGCCGTGGTCGTGTCAAAAATCTCGGTAGCGGATTTGAAGCCCACTTGGTACTTGTCGAACAGTTGCAGGAGTTGGTAGAGATCGGATACCGACCTTGTCAGCCGATCCAGTTTATATACGAGCACGATGTCGATATTTCCGGCGGCGATATCCCGAAGCAACTGTTGTAGCTTTGGTCGGTGCGTATCTTTGGCGGAAATGCCCTCGTCTGCGTAAATGTCGACAACTTGCCAATCTTGACTTTCACAATACGCTTTGAGTTTTTGCGTTTGCGCCGCGAGCGAGAACCCCTCTAAAGCCTGTTCCTGGGTCGACACGCGGATATAGATGGCCGTCCGCTTCATGTCAGACTCCTTTCGTCAACAGCGCTGCTACTCCATTTTACGTCCCCACCGCGAAGATATCCCATCTGTTGTGCGGCGGTCGGGGGATTAGCAAGCAGACAACCCGTCTTGGCATAGGGGTTAAACAGGGGGTGTCTGGATGTCGAATCACACGCGGCGCTTTCACGTACGCTTTGTGGGGGAATGGACGAGGGCACACACGAAAGCCTATCAGGAATTTGTTCTGCGTGCGTTCGACAGCGAGGCAAATGAACCACGGATTGAACTACCGACGCAACAAGCAAATGGGCAATGCGACTCGCAAAGTCTTTCGCAGGATGAACAGGACAGGGGATAGTGTAGAGCCGGACTGACTGTGCGCAGCGCTTCGGGGCAATTATCATGCAGAAGTGTTGTCTGTCAAGCGGAATATTATAGGAATGTGTGAAATATATATGAGAACAGGAGACGCTTGGCCCCCGCATTGAGAGGGGAGACCAACATTGAAAGACTTCATGTCCGCCCTGAAAATTTTGCTTTTGGTGCTTCAAGTCGCTTCAGGCATATTGCAACTGGTGCGTCAGTGGAAGCGCAAAAAATCGCCAAGATCTCGCGTGTAAGGTGGAGCTTACACGAATCTTGATGTAGCGAATTCCAGGGGGCCAGCGCCCTCCCGCACTCGTTTTGCGAGCGCTGGTCACAGGAATCTTCCATCGCTCGTAACACTTTGATTGTATGCAGTAAGAGGGCGTTATAGCACTAGGAAGCTGTCATCGTTTGTTCACAGGCGCTGATACCGTGTAGGCGTATGATAATCAGTAGATAGTTAGTCTACTGAACCTATCGAAGCCGAAAGGTGGGGGGACACGATGAAGATATACATTGTGACCTATGAATTGTCTTCAGATAAATCACGCGCGCGTGAGGCGCGTATCGAAGAAGCGATAAAGTACCAAGGGGAAGCCCTCGAAATCCAGCGGGGCGTTTGGATTTTGAAGTCGGTGTACGCGCATTCTGCCATCCGCGACATGATTCAGGCTGAACTGGACGAGCAGGACAAGTTGTTTGTCGGCACGCTCAGCGGCTATTCTGCCCTTGGCAACACGTTTTCACAGGAAGCCGCGGCGCTCATCGCTTCGGTCTGGCATCGCAAATCCGTGGACAAGCATTCCGCATAACGAACGTATTGGACTTGTCCTTTCTAAATACCTCCGCACATCGTCAGATGGCGGGGGTATTTAGATCTGCGTTGCGCACCGCAACATCCGTGTAGTCGTGCATGTTCACGACCGCGTGGGTGTCGCGCTCACGCTTTGCGAGATAAGCCCTATGCTGCGCCAGGGGTACAAAATCACTTGTGCTTCTCCGACAA
Above is a genomic segment from Alicyclobacillus acidoterrestris containing:
- a CDS encoding dipeptidase, producing MQSWLVADAHVDVLMKLLDEKIRFVEHGPELEASLPSLAAGHVATQVFALFVMPQADAGTQLHDVLHEIDAFYQQVACVPTVRMVKSRSDLRAVRSQGQMAAILSLEGGGCLRGRVEVLRMLNELGVRGMGLTWNDANELADGCGELRGGGLTRAGRAVVRELQRLSMWIDLAHLHDTGVRDILRITDGPVMASHANARAVHEHRRNLTDDVIREIIRRDGWMGLTFEASFLSDGQATVEDVFRHLDHVLTLGGEHHVGFGSDFDGTSHPVPGLARSGDYANLADQLANRYGEALAKRLLFDNFEDFLMRQLPA
- a CDS encoding stage V sporulation protein S, whose product is MDVLKVSAKSNPNSVAGALAGVLREQGSAEIQAIGAGALNQAVKAVAIARGFVAPSGVDLICIPAFTDIQIDGEDRTAIRLLVEPR
- a CDS encoding recombinase family protein; the protein is MKRTAIYIRVSTQEQALEGFSLAAQTQKLKAYCESQDWQVVDIYADEGISAKDTHRPKLQQLLRDIAAGNIDIVLVYKLDRLTRSVSDLYQLLQLFDKYQVGFKSATEIFDTTTAIGRLFITIVAAMAQWERETIGERVAIGMAQKALEGKRVAAAAPFGYTKNGETLAVNPKEAQIVREIFHRYVNGDGIDRITRWLRTTDARGGIWDNHTVSYLLENPVYIGKIRWGYRSAKSAQETILTDGSHEPIVDLATWQAAQHARSRRKRRSPRAGTGKFPFGGLLWCAKCGASMTGQYNRKYRYYRCNKARLKQCDARMVRADLLETAVVDALQEHIQDAISELTIDLDAQRGQPRDAAKVHESLLARKRRLLDAYELGGVTLDELRARLDRLEADLLAITDTRHTSIDAASDPASIERRTRLIRARASDVRAGWQSFTTAQQRELLQQLIGRIEVLGNDVQITFQDVF
- the cotE gene encoding outer spore coat protein CotE; translated protein: MVLSNKDLNYREIMANAVCGRGSKYAQTTYTIRPTYRPSTIGGCWVMNHIYEAELVGDYVEVHGRFDVNVWYSHNNNSETAVAKETVTYVEQIALRDLDTECIRDSREVHVSVIQSPNCLDATLAGNGSEVLVRVEKELGAEIIGQTNLCHIKVHLDTH